The following coding sequences are from one Candidatus Nitrohelix vancouverensis window:
- the uvrB gene encoding excinuclease ABC subunit UvrB, which translates to MQPFKLVSQFSPAGDQPEAIAKLVENLNAERSAQTLLGVTGSGKTYTLANVIQEVQKPTLVLAHNKTLAGQLYEEFKQFFPDNAVGYFVSYYDYYQPEAYVPTSDTFIEKDASVNDEIDKMRHSATHSLFERKDVIIVASVSCIYGLGSPEAYHGMLLFMETGMQMSRDQVLEKLVSIQYKRNDIDFQRGTFRARGDVVDVLPVYERNEAIRIEFFGDDIDRIYSFDPLTQKTICELDRIAIYPASHYVTPEEPLKQAIQSIKEELIERISYFESQNQLIEAQRIDQRTMFDLEMIREMGYCQGIENYSRYLTGRQPGEPPPTLLDYFPDDSLFIIDESHVTLPQLRGMYKGDRARKENLVNYGFRLPSAFDNRPLQFEEFAQHIRHVVYASATPSEYEITSSKKNVVELIVRPTGLVDPPISIRPIHGQVDDLYHEILERAAKGERTLVTTLTKRFSEDLAEHFTEAGLKVKYLHSDIITLERAQIIRELRLGEFDALIGINLLREGLDIPEVSLVAILDADKEGFLRSTSSLIQTSGRAARNLAGSVIMYADTITQSMQRAINEMERRRTIQLAYNKEHNIEPASIIKSIQSSMLSKDLSPEIPMVAEEEDEYLASSNLPQWIKKLEKQMHASAKNLEFERAAELRDKIQKLRERDLKIVG; encoded by the coding sequence ATGCAACCTTTCAAACTTGTATCGCAGTTCAGCCCGGCGGGAGACCAGCCCGAGGCCATCGCGAAGTTGGTCGAAAACCTCAATGCAGAGCGTAGCGCCCAGACTTTGCTTGGCGTCACCGGATCGGGAAAAACCTACACCCTCGCCAACGTGATTCAGGAAGTGCAGAAACCAACGCTGGTTCTGGCTCACAACAAAACTCTGGCGGGGCAACTGTATGAAGAATTCAAACAGTTTTTCCCCGACAACGCCGTCGGCTATTTCGTCAGCTATTACGATTATTATCAGCCCGAAGCCTATGTGCCCACGTCAGACACTTTCATAGAGAAAGACGCCTCCGTCAACGATGAGATTGACAAGATGCGGCATTCAGCGACCCACAGCCTGTTTGAGCGAAAAGACGTGATCATTGTCGCCAGCGTCTCCTGCATCTACGGTCTGGGTTCGCCGGAAGCCTACCACGGCATGCTTCTCTTCATGGAAACCGGCATGCAGATGTCGAGGGATCAGGTGCTGGAAAAACTCGTCTCCATCCAGTACAAGCGCAACGATATCGATTTTCAGCGCGGAACCTTCCGCGCTCGCGGCGACGTTGTCGATGTGCTGCCGGTCTACGAACGCAACGAAGCCATTCGAATCGAATTCTTTGGCGACGATATTGATCGCATCTACAGCTTCGATCCGCTCACACAAAAAACAATTTGCGAACTGGACCGCATCGCCATCTACCCCGCAAGCCATTATGTGACGCCGGAAGAGCCGCTCAAGCAGGCCATTCAGTCGATCAAGGAAGAATTGATCGAGCGCATCAGTTATTTTGAAAGCCAGAATCAACTGATCGAAGCCCAGCGAATCGACCAGCGAACCATGTTCGACCTGGAAATGATAAGGGAAATGGGCTATTGCCAGGGCATCGAAAATTATTCCCGTTACCTGACGGGAAGGCAACCCGGCGAACCGCCGCCCACCCTGCTCGATTATTTCCCCGACGATTCCCTGTTTATCATTGACGAAAGCCATGTGACGCTCCCCCAATTGCGCGGCATGTACAAAGGCGACCGGGCGCGCAAAGAAAATCTGGTCAATTACGGCTTCCGTTTGCCTTCGGCGTTTGACAATCGCCCTTTGCAATTTGAAGAATTCGCCCAGCATATCCGCCATGTGGTTTACGCTTCTGCTACGCCGTCGGAATACGAGATCACTTCATCAAAGAAAAATGTTGTGGAACTGATCGTTCGCCCGACGGGTCTGGTCGATCCGCCCATATCCATTCGCCCCATCCACGGTCAGGTGGACGATCTCTACCATGAAATCCTTGAGCGCGCCGCCAAAGGGGAACGCACTCTCGTCACCACGCTCACGAAGCGTTTTTCAGAGGATTTGGCGGAACATTTCACAGAAGCCGGACTCAAGGTCAAGTATCTGCACTCCGACATCATCACACTGGAGCGAGCCCAAATCATTCGTGAATTACGCCTGGGAGAATTCGACGCGCTCATTGGGATCAATTTATTGAGAGAAGGTCTCGACATCCCGGAAGTATCGCTCGTCGCCATACTGGACGCCGATAAGGAAGGATTTCTAAGGTCCACATCGTCGCTGATCCAGACTTCCGGTCGCGCGGCGCGCAATCTGGCGGGAAGCGTCATCATGTACGCGGACACAATCACTCAATCCATGCAACGCGCCATTAATGAAATGGAACGCCGCAGAACCATTCAACTCGCCTACAACAAAGAGCACAATATCGAACCGGCATCCATCATCAAATCCATACAAAGCTCCATGCTGTCCAAAGACCTCTCCCCTGAA